A region of the Kamptonema formosum PCC 6407 genome:
AGTTTATTGGTTGTGGGTATCGGGAATAACTATATGTGTGCTGAAAACACCAAAATACAGGCGATTTGACACTCGACTCGACACTCGACTCAGACACCTGACAATAAAATAATTGTGGTAAATTTGACTAATCTGGTAGCAAAATTAGGGCAATTGATTGGGAGTAAAAACAAATGAGCCAAGCCTCATGTATTTTAAAGATGGTGTAAAGTATTCAAAGAAATAGAGGACAAAATATGCCAAACATCATAGAGGGAGTTCAAAAGGGATTGCGTCGAATAGGAGATGCGGCAAAAAATGCCCGCGTCGATTATGACATTAATCCTTTCAATGATTCAAAAGTTGGAATATCTGTTCGCAGTGGCAGACACCAACTAAATATAGGGATAGGGGTAGATGCTGAGCAGGGGGCAGGCGAAGCAGACAAACTAGGAGAGATAGGCATTAATGCAAATGTCTCAAGAGACGGCGTTGGATCAGTAGGTATTGGAGTCGGCATTGGGGGCAAAAGCGGATTACTCCCCGACCCCGAATTAACAATAAAGAATGCACAAGATATCAGCGTCAATAATCCCAACAATAAGCCCAGGATTAACCAGCCAACAGAAGGGCTCAAACCTCTAACGGCATATCGAATGTTAACCCCACGCGAAAAACAGTTATTTGATTGTATTCAAAATGGCGGCGGGGATGCCTGCAATAAAAAGTATGGGGAAAGTCCACAGGCAAATGCTTCTGGTAACAGTGGTGGCAACAGCAATGAAATATCGCTCAACTTTGGCGATCCCTATATTGGGCTAGGTGAATTTTGAGCTTACTGGATAGGTGCGCTGTATCTTAGATATTCTCAATCAGGTACGAGCGGCCCTCCCCAGATAACTTTGGTATCGCTTCCCAGCCAAAGCGGGTACAAATTTAGTAGCTGAGTAGCCCGTCTCCAGATACCTTTGGAACAGGGCAAAATTAAGCCTCTGACGTGGATATTGGATGTGGATACTGATGTTTGCCCCGGTGAGTCCACTATTACCCTTCACCACCCGAACGCACGCCACACCACAAACCACCACTCCACAACTCTTCACCAGTGGAGCTTCCTCTATCCCCAAAAACTATGATTTTCTCTATCTTCTCCGTTGGTGGAGAGGCTGCTCTGAGGTTTTTGCTCTGGACTGCAACCTAAGCCTACCCATACCCAATTTCTTGCAGCGCTAAGATGGGTTACAGAGATTATAGGTAACTTTATGGGTAAGTTGGCGATCGCAAAAAACGGTAAGGTTGAGCTGCCTTCTGGGGAAACATTGAAGGTAGGGTCTAGGCAATGGTTTGAGTGGTTAGAAGCCTTAGATACTAAGTCTTTCAGGGTTAGCAGCAACGACGGGAACGGCTACACTTGCCGCAAGGAAAGGGCTAAGGGCTACTGGTATGGCTATCGGAAAGTGGAGGGAAAATTACGCAAGCGTTACATGGGAAAATCAACGGATCTGACTAGGGCGCAGCTCAATAAAATCAAGGAATTGCTGAGAGTACCGACTTCGCCTAAGTTACCCAAGGGCGTGAGCGAGCAGCCGTTAGACCTAAATCAAGAGCTAGGGAGCCAATGGGGTAACTTGCAGGCTGAGAATCTGAGCCTAGAGAGCAAACCTCTTGAGCTAGTGAATCAAAAGCTCAACTGTGAGAAATGGGGCGATATGGTTTTTGAGATAGTTTGCTATGTCCAGATGCTAAACGATAAGCTTTCAACTGAAGATTTTCCACATACAGGCCTGTTTCTGGCTAAAGCTAGGGGGGTGCTTGCTGAGATTGACACTCAAGCGGCCCTTGAGTCTGGGTTGAGACACCCCAAAAGAAGGTTTTGAGCTCCCCGAAAATTCGGGGCGAGTTCCCTCGCTTTCTTATTGAAAGAAGACGAGCAACTTTTACAGGAAAAACAAGGGGTTGCGGAACTTGAAAAAGATGAGCTTCACTTCAATAATTTTTCTCTGCGGTTGTGGGAAAGTTGATCGAAGACTCGCTGGTGTACAGCTCGGTCTATCCACATCTGATAGGTTTCTGTGTGGATCTTGAGGCTATGTCCCATTTGCTTAGCGGCCAAGCTAACGTCTAGCCCAAACTCAACGGCACGACCGGCCCAAGCGTGCCGCAGGTCGTAGGCGTGAAATGGGATCTGGCTGCGGTGAAAAAAATGCCCAACTCTCGCGCCATAAGCCGAATGTTCTTGGCCGGGGGCGCAATCTGGCAGATGGATTTTATCAAGCTCCCAAAGGTTAGCCCATTCTGGCCAGAGGGGCCAGACGAAACGGGAACCGCTTTTTCCCCTCAAGACTGTGGCGATGGGGAAGTCTTCAAAGTCAAGGAAAAATGCTTCGTGGGGGCGCAGACCGTAGGCGGCGATTACGCCGTAGATCCATCGCCAGCCGGGATGTTCTATTTTTGAGAACTTGAGGATGGTGGCCTCATTGGGGATGTCACGCGGATTAACTTTCTTAGCAGAGTAGGAGCCGATTATTGGGGCGGTGTCAATGGTGGTGTCCGCAAATGAGGCCAGTTGTTGATAAGCCAGACAATAGCGGCGGCGTGTCCGGGTGTTGGGCTTGGTTTGTGAAATAGTTTTGTTCAGTAGATCGGTGGTGAGGATGGCATCTGGAGGCAAGCGCTTGAATGGTTGCTCGTAGTCGGTTTTCCAGCTAACGGGCTTGACTGGGTTATTTTGCGATCGCCAAAGGGTAAATTTCTCGATCCACTCGCGAACAGTTCCCCTTTGGGGTGCGACAGCAGGCAAGTAGGGTTCCCAAGAGAACTGTTTGCAATCGAGCAGCGCCCCCACTTTTCGAGCTTCTTTCTCAGCTAGGGCAAGCCCTGCGGGGTTTTTGTGGTAGCCAAGTGAGATTCGCTGTTGATGGGGGAAGGGCTTGGTAGATCCGGGCTTTGGGGGGAGGGTAGCGCGGAGTCGAAGGCGGCTCCCGGAAGCTTCGACGGCTACGCCCACGCAGGCGGCTTTGAGCCTTTGGTTTAGTTGATCGAGCTTGTCCTCTGGTGTCATAGAATTTTCCCTGATTTCCTTGGGGCTTTGTACAAGCAAGTTCGCACAGGTTCAATACAAGTCAAATACAAGTCAAATACAAGTTCGATACAAGTCAAATACAAGTTCGATACAAGTCAAATACAAGTTCGATGCAAGTCAAATACAAGTTCGATGCAAGTCAAATACAAGTTCGATGCAAGTCAACTGTGGCCGTTGCTTTGGTTGCGCTACTGTTCTCAAAACAACTAACCCGGCTCATCACTAACCCTCGGAATCCCCCAGGGGTCGATACCGTTTTCCCTGAGCAACCGCTCGTAGTAATCGCGCTCCGATCGAATTTCGTCTTCGGCAGCGTAAGCGTTGCCTAAGATTTCAAGGTCGCGCTGGAGTTGTTGAACGCGCTGACTGAGCAGTTCGTTACGCTCTTCTTCGGTGCGGGTAATGCCAAAAGCGCTATCAAAGCGGCGTTCTAGGGTTTCGGTCATCAGTCCCATACAAAGGGCTAAGGCGATTTTGTTCCCCCGGTGAGCTTGCCATTGCCAGTAAGCGCTGGCAATTTCTAGCGGTACGGACAGGAACCGACTTTGCCCCCTGCTACCAGTCTCAGATGCGATTTCGATTTCTTCGCGCTCAAAAATCGTACCCGTATAACCTTCTCCCAGTAAGCTTTTTAGGGCGTTTGAGCGCAAAAAATCGGACACATTACGTCGAGACAATCCCACTGCTTCAGCCACTTGTGTTTGGCTCATCCGATAGCTGCCGTCAGGCAACTGAAACCCATCGACGGTTAGGGAGCCTATTTGCACTGTGGCTCGGACGGCTCTAACTGATTCGCTCACATTTTTCACTCCTGAATAAAAATGCGATCGCCTTCCAGCACAAAGTAAATGGCTGCACAGGAGGGCAAAGCAGAGCGGCTGGCGAGAGGGAGCGATGGAAGAGTTAGAGGGTTATTTACTGATGGGTTCACCTTTAATCCTCCCTGCTTCCTCTGCTCTTTGCAATCCCTCCTCAACCAAAATTAGCGCCATTTGCGATACAGACCTTCGCTCTAAGGATGCCAACTGCTCAAGTTTTGTCTTTAGTTCAGGTGGAGGATAAAACGCCACTCTGGGTGATTTCGCAGGAC
Encoded here:
- a CDS encoding site-specific integrase — encoded protein: MTPEDKLDQLNQRLKAACVGVAVEASGSRLRLRATLPPKPGSTKPFPHQQRISLGYHKNPAGLALAEKEARKVGALLDCKQFSWEPYLPAVAPQRGTVREWIEKFTLWRSQNNPVKPVSWKTDYEQPFKRLPPDAILTTDLLNKTISQTKPNTRTRRRYCLAYQQLASFADTTIDTAPIIGSYSAKKVNPRDIPNEATILKFSKIEHPGWRWIYGVIAAYGLRPHEAFFLDFEDFPIATVLRGKSGSRFVWPLWPEWANLWELDKIHLPDCAPGQEHSAYGARVGHFFHRSQIPFHAYDLRHAWAGRAVEFGLDVSLAAKQMGHSLKIHTETYQMWIDRAVHQRVFDQLSHNRREKLLK
- a CDS encoding ribbon-helix-helix domain-containing protein, whose protein sequence is MVVNCAASMSPAKSPRVAFYPPPELKTKLEQLASLERRSVSQMALILVEEGLQRAEEAGRIKGEPISK